The following are encoded together in the Pedobacter steynii genome:
- a CDS encoding HAD family hydrolase — translation MVPEKYLQEKQAFVFELDDVLYPEKDYLLQVYYLFAQFIEYGEQLNATEILQFMQEKYLSDGHEGLFEQTAAKFDIPLKYQLNFDLLLQNARLPLKLLVFNKALTFLQEIVARGKQLFLFVDGDPVMQLNKIRQIEWNGLENHLVVYFAAEIQAKPAAAGLELIMDKHTLKQEDILFVGKEGLDRECASNAKIDFLEVNKLLSV, via the coding sequence ATGGTACCTGAAAAATACTTACAAGAAAAACAAGCTTTTGTTTTTGAATTGGACGATGTGCTTTATCCCGAAAAAGATTATCTGTTGCAGGTATATTACCTGTTTGCCCAATTTATTGAGTACGGGGAGCAGCTAAATGCGACAGAAATTCTTCAGTTTATGCAGGAAAAGTACCTTTCAGATGGACATGAAGGACTGTTTGAACAGACTGCAGCAAAATTTGATATTCCATTGAAATACCAGCTGAATTTCGACTTGTTGCTTCAAAATGCCAGACTTCCTTTGAAGTTGTTGGTCTTCAATAAGGCTTTGACTTTCCTGCAGGAAATTGTAGCCCGGGGTAAGCAATTGTTTCTCTTTGTAGATGGCGATCCTGTGATGCAATTGAATAAGATCAGACAGATCGAATGGAATGGTCTTGAAAATCACCTGGTGGTTTATTTTGCTGCTGAAATACAGGCAAAGCCAGCGGCGGCAGGTCTGGAACTGATCATGGACAAACATACTTTAAAACAGGAAGATATACTGTTTGTCGGAAAAGAAGGCCTGGACCGGGAATGTGCTTCAAATGCAAAGATTGATTTTTTGGAAGTGAATAAACTATTATCAGTTTAA
- a CDS encoding L-threonylcarbamoyladenylate synthase, giving the protein MLIKIYPENPNPKAIEQAVEVLKKGGIIIYPTDTVYGLGCDITNHKAIEKICRLRGIKPEKANFSFICSDLRHISDYIKPIDTTTFRVLKKALPGPFTFIFNANNNVPKLLSSNKKTVGIRVPDNAIAREIVMMLGNPILSTSIKDDDELVEYSTDPELIHEKYEDTVDLVIDGGYGDNEPSTVVDCTSGEFEIIREGKGDLESFL; this is encoded by the coding sequence ATGCTTATCAAAATCTATCCTGAGAATCCAAATCCCAAAGCAATTGAACAGGCGGTTGAAGTCTTAAAAAAAGGAGGCATCATCATTTATCCTACGGATACTGTTTACGGATTGGGTTGTGACATTACCAATCATAAAGCCATAGAAAAGATTTGCAGGTTAAGGGGTATCAAGCCTGAGAAAGCCAATTTTTCTTTTATATGCTCAGATCTCAGACATATATCTGATTATATCAAGCCGATTGACACTACCACTTTCAGGGTACTTAAAAAAGCCTTACCTGGTCCGTTCACGTTTATATTCAATGCGAACAACAATGTACCGAAGCTGTTGAGTTCTAATAAAAAGACGGTCGGTATCCGTGTTCCGGACAATGCCATTGCCCGTGAGATCGTGATGATGCTTGGCAATCCCATTTTATCCACTTCCATAAAAGACGACGATGAGCTGGTTGAGTACTCTACTGATCCGGAACTGATCCATGAAAAGTACGAAGACACCGTAGATCTGGTTATTGATGGTGGATATGGTGATAATGAGCCATCTACCGTTGTAGATTGTACTTCAGGGGAATTTGAGATCATTCGTGAAGGTAAAGGGGATCTGGAAAGTTTCCTTTAA
- the sucC gene encoding ADP-forming succinate--CoA ligase subunit beta produces the protein MNIHEYQGKEILKSFGVAVQEGIVADTVEQAVEAAKKMKTDFNSDWVVIKAQIHAGGRGKGGGVKLAKNLDEVKEKATAILGMQLVTPQTGPEGKKVNKILVAQDVYYPGASETKEFYVGVLLNRATGKNIIMYSTEGGMDIEEVAEKTPHLIFKEEIDPKVGLQGFQARKVAFNLGLSGAAFKEMVKFVTALYKAYDSIDSAMFEINPVLKTSDDKIIAVDAKVDLDENALFRHPDYAAMRDKLEEDPTDVEASESNLNYVKLDGNVGCMVNGAGLAMATMDIIKIAGGEPANFLDVGGTANAQTVKAGFNIILKDPNVKAILINIFGGIVRCDRVAQGVIDAYKEIGNIPVPIICRLQGTNAAEAKQLIDDSGLKVYSAIALKDAAALVTKVLA, from the coding sequence ATGAATATCCACGAATATCAAGGTAAAGAAATACTTAAAAGTTTTGGTGTAGCCGTACAAGAAGGCATTGTTGCCGACACGGTTGAGCAGGCTGTAGAAGCTGCTAAAAAAATGAAAACTGACTTCAATTCTGATTGGGTTGTGATCAAAGCACAAATCCATGCAGGCGGAAGAGGTAAAGGCGGAGGTGTAAAACTGGCCAAAAACCTTGATGAGGTTAAAGAGAAAGCTACTGCAATTCTGGGTATGCAACTCGTAACTCCACAAACTGGCCCTGAAGGCAAGAAAGTAAACAAAATTTTAGTTGCACAGGATGTTTATTATCCTGGCGCTTCAGAAACTAAAGAGTTCTATGTTGGTGTATTGCTAAACCGTGCAACGGGTAAGAACATCATTATGTATTCTACAGAAGGTGGAATGGATATTGAGGAAGTAGCAGAAAAAACACCTCATCTGATATTCAAAGAAGAGATTGACCCTAAGGTTGGTCTTCAAGGATTCCAGGCCCGTAAAGTTGCGTTCAATCTTGGATTGAGTGGTGCAGCTTTCAAAGAGATGGTGAAATTTGTGACTGCGCTTTATAAAGCATATGACAGCATTGACTCTGCCATGTTTGAGATCAACCCGGTATTGAAAACTTCTGATGATAAAATCATTGCTGTAGATGCTAAAGTTGATTTAGATGAAAATGCATTGTTCCGTCATCCTGATTATGCAGCAATGCGTGATAAACTGGAAGAAGATCCAACAGACGTTGAAGCTAGCGAATCAAACTTAAACTATGTAAAATTAGATGGTAATGTTGGCTGTATGGTTAACGGTGCTGGTTTAGCGATGGCGACTATGGACATCATCAAAATTGCTGGTGGTGAGCCTGCCAACTTCCTAGACGTAGGTGGAACTGCAAATGCACAAACGGTAAAAGCAGGATTTAACATTATCCTTAAAGATCCGAATGTAAAAGCAATTCTAATCAACATTTTTGGTGGTATCGTTCGTTGTGACCGTGTAGCTCAGGGTGTAATTGATGCTTACAAAGAAATCGGAAACATTCCTGTTCCAATTATCTGCCGCTTACAAGGTACAAATGCTGCTGAAGCTAAACAGTTAATTGATGATTCAGGACTAAAAGTATATTCAGCAATCGCATTGAAAGATGCTGCTGCATTGGTAACTAAGGTACTTGCCTAA
- a CDS encoding sensor histidine kinase has protein sequence MLSNQKLSFWQNAIGDVHKFSLEERIFNTMCIFASFAMLAETPYNYAMNLKALALLCSVCVFFIWGLYYLSRVKRKSSLSIMIFCLASNFTFVFCYFYNSGILGPNILLFALSFFIIITIIPKRQYKFWVPFNMLTVLIVLTVELYWPHLAPNLYSSPLARTVDFGVTYAVSTILIFFSISYMRKNYDYERSSVEERNRAIEMQHKEILSQKAELEYLNSEKDRLLSIVAHDVRMPLSSIQGYLELLNAVGLEEGEKHFIEEQLLEITRDTSEMLMNLLSWSRTQLKGTNVQLKTLDVNEALKSWLKIEKSIADKKGIRLNVLTAGQLNVMADHDMLHLVIRNLVSNALKFTPAGGEIIVSTRYRDTEGLIIISDNGIGISNDKQENLFQLNASATYGTNNEKGIGLGLLLCKEFTEQQQGKIWFESKVDKGSVFYVSFKLASY, from the coding sequence GTGCTATCAAATCAGAAACTTTCGTTTTGGCAAAATGCCATTGGCGACGTGCATAAATTCTCTCTCGAAGAACGTATTTTTAATACCATGTGCATTTTTGCCTCCTTTGCAATGCTGGCAGAAACACCCTATAATTATGCAATGAACCTAAAGGCACTGGCTTTATTGTGTTCGGTGTGCGTATTTTTTATCTGGGGGTTATACTACCTGTCAAGGGTGAAGCGAAAGTCTTCTCTAAGTATTATGATTTTTTGTCTGGCAAGTAACTTCACCTTTGTTTTTTGCTATTTCTATAATTCGGGAATCCTGGGGCCGAACATTTTACTGTTCGCGCTTTCTTTTTTTATTATCATCACCATTATTCCTAAAAGACAGTATAAGTTTTGGGTGCCTTTTAATATGCTGACTGTGTTAATTGTGCTTACTGTAGAGCTTTACTGGCCACACCTGGCGCCGAATCTTTATAGCAGTCCATTGGCAAGAACTGTAGACTTTGGGGTGACCTACGCGGTGTCAACCATTCTGATTTTCTTTTCCATCAGCTACATGAGGAAAAATTATGATTATGAAAGATCTTCTGTAGAAGAAAGAAACAGGGCTATTGAAATGCAACACAAAGAAATTCTTTCACAGAAGGCCGAACTGGAATACTTAAACAGCGAAAAGGATCGCTTGCTTTCTATTGTGGCGCATGACGTAAGGATGCCATTGAGCTCCATACAGGGGTATCTGGAGTTACTGAATGCCGTGGGGTTGGAAGAGGGAGAAAAACATTTTATCGAAGAGCAGTTGCTGGAGATCACCAGAGATACGTCAGAGATGCTGATGAATCTGCTGTCCTGGTCCAGAACTCAGCTTAAAGGAACGAATGTTCAGCTGAAGACGCTGGATGTGAATGAAGCATTGAAAAGCTGGCTCAAGATCGAAAAGTCAATAGCAGATAAGAAGGGGATCCGCTTGAATGTGCTGACAGCCGGACAGTTAAATGTAATGGCTGATCATGATATGCTTCACCTGGTGATCAGGAATCTGGTTTCCAATGCGCTCAAGTTTACTCCTGCGGGGGGAGAGATTATTGTCTCTACCAGATACCGGGATACAGAAGGCCTGATCATTATCTCTGATAATGGAATAGGAATCTCAAATGATAAACAGGAAAATCTTTTTCAGCTCAACGCTTCTGCTACCTATGGTACCAATAATGAAAAAGGAATCGGTCTGGGATTGCTATTATGTAAAGAGTTTACAGAACAACAGCAAGGAAAAATTTGGTTTGAAAGTAAAGTGGATAAAGGCTCTGTTTTTTATGTTTCCTTCAAATTAGCTAGCTATTAG
- the nhaA gene encoding Na+/H+ antiporter NhaA — protein MAKLFNLQAFRDFLRSGQIGGIMLMVCVAISLFIANSSYSEGFANFLATDFGFTFGSSSYSFTVSAWINDALMAIFFLLVGLEIKRELLEGELSSIKKASLPVIAAMGGMLVPALIYFAFNYNTPTASGWGIPMATDIAFALAIISMLGKSVPTSLKIFLAALAIVDDLGAILVIAIFYTSEVHFDYLLMAAGVLAILFLFNYFNLKPLYFYLIPGVFLWYFIHHSGIHATIAGVLLAFTIPCNASNTESPLEKLEHLLNGPVNYFIMPIFALANTNITFQKEMLGGLVSPLGAGIILGLFAGKTIGVTLFSWLAVKLKLGSLPSRSGWKHIIGLGMLAGIGFTMSIFISLLSFSDEMHVTEAKFAILCASVIAGLIGFIYLKSINKKKIVTT, from the coding sequence ATGGCAAAACTATTCAATTTACAGGCATTCAGGGATTTTTTACGCTCAGGACAGATTGGAGGCATTATGCTCATGGTCTGTGTGGCCATCTCCCTGTTCATTGCAAATTCCTCTTACAGTGAAGGATTCGCCAATTTTCTAGCTACAGATTTCGGATTTACTTTCGGCAGCAGCAGCTATTCCTTTACTGTATCAGCATGGATCAATGATGCTTTAATGGCCATTTTCTTCCTGTTGGTCGGACTGGAAATCAAGAGGGAATTGCTGGAGGGAGAGTTATCTTCCATTAAGAAAGCCTCATTACCTGTTATTGCTGCCATGGGTGGAATGCTTGTTCCTGCTCTGATCTATTTTGCTTTTAATTACAATACCCCTACTGCCTCAGGCTGGGGAATTCCGATGGCCACAGACATTGCTTTTGCTCTGGCCATTATTTCTATGCTGGGCAAAAGTGTCCCCACTTCATTAAAGATCTTTCTGGCCGCATTAGCCATTGTGGACGATCTTGGTGCCATCCTCGTAATTGCGATATTTTATACCAGTGAAGTTCATTTCGACTACCTTTTAATGGCTGCCGGAGTGCTTGCGATCTTGTTCCTGTTTAACTACTTCAACTTAAAACCACTTTATTTTTATCTGATTCCCGGCGTTTTTCTATGGTATTTCATTCACCATTCCGGAATCCATGCCACCATTGCAGGAGTATTACTCGCCTTCACTATTCCTTGTAACGCCAGTAATACCGAGTCGCCACTTGAAAAGCTGGAGCATTTACTGAATGGTCCGGTAAATTATTTTATCATGCCCATCTTTGCTTTGGCCAACACCAATATTACCTTTCAAAAGGAAATGCTTGGAGGTTTGGTTTCTCCTTTGGGGGCAGGAATCATCCTTGGCTTATTTGCCGGAAAAACAATAGGGGTTACGCTCTTTTCATGGCTGGCGGTAAAGCTAAAACTTGGCAGCTTACCTTCCAGGTCCGGCTGGAAGCACATCATCGGATTAGGTATGCTTGCCGGAATAGGATTTACCATGTCCATTTTTATTTCCCTATTGTCTTTCAGCGACGAGATGCACGTTACGGAGGCTAAATTTGCCATCCTTTGTGCTTCTGTTATTGCCGGATTAATTGGCTTTATTTACCTCAAATCCATCAATAAGAAGAAAATCGTTACGACTTAA
- the asnS gene encoding asparagine--tRNA ligase codes for MIKREKVKSLLETVQFDREVTVMGWVRTFRNNQFIAINDGSCMGNIQIVVDFNNTPEDLLKRITTGAAIAVTGIIVESVGKGQRVDIKANSIEILGDSDPEKFPLQPKKHSLEFLREIAHLRFRTNTFNAVFKLRHALAFAIHQFYNDRGFVYMHTPVITASDAEGAGEMFKVTTLDFDNTPRTEDGKVDFSQDFFARATNLTVSGQLEGELAAMAFGQIYTFGPTFRAENSNTTRHLAEFWMIEPEVAFADLEDNMQLAEDMMKYVISYALKNCKEEIEFLNNRLLEEEKTKPQNERSELSLIEKLNFCLDNDFQRLTYTEAIAILKSSKPNQKKQFKYLIDEWGADLQSEHERYLVEKHFKKPVILTDYPADIKSFYMRQNEPDAEGRKTVAAMDILFPGIGEMIGGSAREERMDKLVQRMEDLNIPQEEMWWYLDTRRFGTAPHAGFGLGFERLVLFVSGMTNIRDVIAFPRFPKNAEF; via the coding sequence ATGATAAAAAGAGAAAAAGTAAAAAGCCTGTTAGAGACAGTGCAATTCGACAGAGAAGTGACCGTTATGGGATGGGTTCGTACCTTCCGTAACAACCAGTTTATTGCAATAAATGATGGTTCCTGCATGGGAAATATCCAGATCGTTGTTGACTTTAATAATACTCCTGAAGATTTATTAAAACGCATTACTACAGGAGCCGCGATAGCTGTTACAGGAATTATCGTAGAATCCGTTGGTAAAGGACAGAGAGTTGATATAAAAGCAAATTCAATTGAAATATTAGGCGATAGTGATCCGGAAAAATTCCCTTTACAACCTAAGAAACACAGTCTGGAATTTTTGAGGGAAATTGCCCATTTACGTTTCCGTACCAATACTTTTAATGCGGTTTTCAAATTACGTCATGCCCTGGCTTTCGCCATTCATCAGTTTTATAACGACCGTGGGTTTGTTTATATGCACACCCCTGTAATTACGGCTTCTGACGCCGAAGGTGCCGGTGAAATGTTCAAAGTAACTACTTTGGATTTTGACAACACCCCACGTACAGAAGATGGTAAAGTAGATTTCTCACAAGATTTCTTCGCCCGTGCCACCAACCTTACCGTTTCAGGACAGCTGGAAGGTGAACTTGCAGCAATGGCTTTTGGTCAGATTTATACTTTCGGTCCTACCTTCAGGGCGGAAAACTCCAATACAACCCGTCACCTTGCCGAGTTCTGGATGATTGAACCGGAAGTTGCTTTTGCAGATCTGGAAGACAACATGCAGCTGGCAGAAGACATGATGAAGTATGTGATTAGCTACGCTTTAAAAAATTGCAAAGAGGAAATAGAATTCCTGAATAACCGTCTGCTGGAAGAGGAAAAAACCAAACCACAGAACGAGCGTAGTGAACTTTCCTTAATTGAGAAATTAAACTTCTGCCTGGACAACGATTTCCAACGCCTCACTTATACTGAAGCGATTGCGATATTGAAATCGTCCAAACCAAATCAAAAGAAACAATTCAAGTATCTTATTGATGAATGGGGAGCAGACCTTCAATCAGAACATGAGCGTTACCTGGTAGAAAAACATTTCAAGAAGCCGGTAATTCTTACCGACTATCCTGCTGACATTAAATCATTCTACATGCGTCAGAATGAACCTGATGCAGAAGGACGAAAAACAGTAGCCGCTATGGATATCCTCTTCCCTGGTATCGGGGAAATGATTGGTGGATCTGCCAGAGAAGAACGTATGGATAAACTGGTTCAAAGAATGGAAGATTTAAACATCCCACAAGAAGAAATGTGGTGGTATTTAGACACCAGACGTTTTGGAACAGCCCCACACGCCGGATTCGGGTTAGGTTTCGAAAGGCTGGTACTTTTCGTGAGTGGAATGACCAATATCAGAGACGTAATTGCTTTCCCACGTTTCCCTAAAAATGCAGAGTTTTAA
- a CDS encoding ABC transporter ATP-binding protein, producing the protein MLKATGIKKAYGNLPILKGVDFEVAKGEIVSIIGASGAGKSTLLHILGTLDKPDHGTVELNGSKVNLLSGELLSIFRNKNIGFVFQFHHLLPEFNALENICIPAFIAKTGKKEAEQRAMELLDLLGLKDRATHKPNELSGGEQQRIAVARALVNQPSIILADEPSGNLDSANANALHEFFITLRDNFKQTFVIVTHNEGLAKISDRVVTMKDGLILS; encoded by the coding sequence ATGCTAAAAGCTACAGGTATAAAGAAAGCTTATGGAAATTTACCCATCCTGAAAGGGGTGGATTTTGAAGTGGCAAAAGGGGAAATTGTAAGTATTATTGGTGCATCCGGAGCAGGCAAAAGCACTTTGTTGCATATTTTAGGCACACTGGATAAGCCAGATCATGGAACGGTGGAATTAAACGGTTCGAAAGTAAACCTTTTGTCGGGGGAGCTGCTGAGCATCTTTCGTAACAAAAATATAGGCTTTGTTTTTCAGTTCCATCACCTGTTGCCTGAATTCAATGCGCTGGAGAATATCTGTATCCCTGCATTCATTGCCAAGACCGGTAAAAAAGAAGCAGAACAACGTGCTATGGAACTGCTGGACCTTCTGGGATTAAAAGATCGGGCAACACATAAACCCAACGAACTTTCCGGTGGAGAACAACAACGGATTGCTGTTGCCAGAGCTTTGGTAAACCAGCCTTCCATCATACTTGCGGATGAACCTTCCGGGAATCTTGATTCTGCCAATGCAAATGCGCTGCATGAATTCTTTATCACCCTGAGGGATAATTTTAAACAAACCTTTGTCATTGTAACGCATAACGAAGGACTGGCAAAAATCAGTGACCGGGTAGTCACGATGAAAGATGGGCTGATCCTGTCATAA
- a CDS encoding FMN-binding glutamate synthase family protein has protein sequence MRKAFIAIAAFLVTATVMISLAWPPFYWAFIFIGPIVILGVYDLYQPKHSIVRNYPVVGRLRYFMEDLRPKVYQYFVESDTNGKPFSRLNRSLIYQRAKKENDTIPFGTQLDVYENGYEWLSHSIAAISHTELNEDPRVLVGGPGCTKPYSASIYNISAMSFGSLSQNAILALNGGAKLGNFAHNTGEGGISDYHANPGGDLIWQIGTGYFGCRHHDGSFNYEAFAERSQSDQVKMIEIKLSQGAKPGHGGILPAKKVTPEIARIRLVKEGFDVISPPAHAAFKTPLELVAFVQKLRELSGGKPVGIKLCIGRRSEFFAICKAMAETGTYVDFVTVDGGEGGTGASPQEFSNAVGMPLREGVAFVYDVLSGFNLKQHIKIIASGKISSGFDLVKNIALGADLCNSARGMMFALGCIQALECNSNTCPTGVATQDASLMKGLVVEDKKVRVFNFHKLTVESAVELLGAAGLHHPYQLTRAYINRRIAPNVMQSYMESFPYIPEGSLLQTPYPLRFELGMALSTSSSFMPTDYKVSIVDYAHANSFTDNHS, from the coding sequence ATGAGAAAAGCTTTTATCGCAATTGCTGCATTTCTGGTGACCGCAACGGTCATGATCAGCTTAGCCTGGCCACCCTTTTACTGGGCTTTCATCTTTATCGGACCTATTGTAATACTCGGGGTTTACGACCTTTACCAGCCCAAGCATAGCATCGTCAGAAATTATCCGGTAGTAGGCCGCTTAAGGTATTTCATGGAAGACCTGAGGCCCAAGGTATACCAGTATTTTGTAGAGAGCGATACCAATGGAAAGCCTTTCAGTAGGTTGAACCGCTCGCTGATTTATCAAAGAGCAAAAAAAGAAAATGATACGATCCCTTTCGGTACTCAGCTGGACGTTTATGAAAACGGATATGAGTGGCTAAGCCACAGCATTGCGGCAATCAGCCATACGGAGCTGAATGAAGATCCAAGAGTACTTGTAGGTGGACCAGGTTGCACGAAACCTTATTCTGCAAGTATCTATAATATATCGGCGATGAGCTTCGGCTCATTGAGTCAGAATGCGATCCTGGCGTTAAACGGAGGAGCAAAACTGGGAAACTTTGCTCATAATACCGGAGAAGGAGGGATTAGTGATTACCATGCCAATCCGGGTGGCGATCTGATCTGGCAGATTGGAACGGGATATTTTGGCTGCCGCCATCATGACGGTAGTTTTAACTACGAGGCTTTTGCAGAACGCTCCCAGTCTGACCAGGTGAAAATGATTGAGATTAAACTTTCTCAGGGTGCTAAACCTGGCCATGGTGGAATTCTTCCCGCAAAGAAGGTGACGCCGGAAATTGCCAGAATCAGATTGGTGAAAGAAGGTTTCGACGTGATTTCTCCACCAGCACATGCAGCCTTTAAAACCCCTTTGGAGCTGGTAGCTTTTGTACAAAAGTTAAGAGAGCTTTCAGGAGGCAAACCGGTAGGAATAAAACTATGTATCGGAAGAAGAAGTGAATTTTTTGCCATCTGTAAAGCTATGGCCGAAACAGGAACCTATGTTGATTTTGTGACAGTTGATGGGGGTGAAGGTGGTACAGGAGCCTCTCCTCAGGAATTTTCTAATGCCGTAGGAATGCCGTTGAGAGAAGGTGTAGCTTTTGTGTATGATGTGCTGAGTGGATTTAACCTGAAACAACACATCAAAATCATCGCCTCGGGAAAGATCTCTTCTGGATTTGATCTGGTGAAAAATATTGCCCTGGGAGCAGATTTGTGTAATTCTGCCAGAGGAATGATGTTTGCCCTGGGCTGTATCCAGGCATTGGAATGTAACAGCAATACCTGTCCGACTGGTGTCGCTACACAAGATGCAAGTCTGATGAAAGGCCTGGTTGTAGAAGATAAGAAAGTAAGGGTGTTTAACTTCCATAAGCTGACGGTAGAAAGTGCTGTTGAGCTTCTCGGTGCTGCAGGTTTACACCATCCTTATCAACTCACTAGGGCTTACATTAACCGAAGAATTGCCCCTAATGTGATGCAGTCTTATATGGAGAGCTTTCCCTATATTCCGGAAGGAAGTTTGCTGCAGACTCCTTATCCTTTACGTTTTGAATTGGGAATGGCACTGAGCACTTCGTCGAGTTTTATGCCTACAGATTATAAGGTTTCCATTGTAGATTATGCACATGCAAATTCTTTTACTGATAATCACTCCTAA
- the trpA gene encoding tryptophan synthase subunit alpha, whose amino-acid sequence MNRINKLFQEKKNILSIYYTAGYPNLDDTVAIAEELERSGADLLEIGFPYSDPVADGPTIQASSKIALDGGMTLKLLFEQLKDLRKTVSIPVLLMGYVNPMLQYGVENFCKSCAEVGVDGCIVPDLPMQEYEELYSVVFKEYGLTNIFLVTPQTSTERIRKIDGLSNGFIYLLSSSATTGQNLQVSENTEAYFSRIAELKLSNPTMIGFGISSRETFDKACQYANGAIIGSAFVKQLKQDDVAASVKDFMKIFKS is encoded by the coding sequence ATGAATAGAATTAATAAGTTATTTCAGGAGAAAAAAAATATATTATCCATCTATTATACTGCAGGATATCCAAACTTAGATGATACGGTAGCGATTGCAGAAGAGCTGGAAAGATCTGGTGCAGACCTGTTGGAAATCGGTTTTCCATATTCAGATCCTGTGGCGGATGGCCCGACCATCCAGGCGAGTAGTAAGATTGCCCTTGATGGTGGGATGACACTTAAACTGTTGTTTGAGCAATTAAAAGACCTTCGTAAAACGGTAAGTATTCCGGTGTTGCTGATGGGTTATGTAAACCCAATGTTGCAGTATGGGGTTGAAAATTTCTGTAAATCATGTGCCGAAGTTGGGGTAGATGGATGTATTGTTCCAGATCTTCCAATGCAGGAATACGAAGAGCTTTATAGTGTGGTGTTCAAAGAATACGGATTGACTAATATCTTTCTGGTTACACCTCAGACTTCTACAGAGCGGATCCGTAAAATTGATGGCCTGAGCAATGGGTTCATCTATCTGCTTTCTTCTTCTGCTACCACCGGGCAAAACCTGCAGGTATCTGAAAATACTGAGGCTTATTTCTCCAGGATTGCAGAGCTGAAACTGAGCAACCCTACTATGATTGGTTTTGGAATCAGCAGCAGGGAAACTTTTGACAAGGCTTGTCAGTATGCAAATGGTGCAATCATCGGTAGTGCTTTTGTAAAACAACTGAAGCAGGATGATGTGGCAGCCAGCGTAAAGGACTTTATGAAAATTTTTAAGTCGTAA